One genomic segment of Brassica napus cultivar Da-Ae chromosome A3, Da-Ae, whole genome shotgun sequence includes these proteins:
- the LOC111207900 gene encoding outer mitochondrial transmembrane helix translocase-like encodes MHETKVIGTKVTNQEAMANMKTKFMALWDGFSTDPNARVMVLAATNRPSEFDEPIMRSLPQAFEIGMSERKERAEILKVTLKGERVEPDIDYDHLACLCGGYTGSDIFELCKKAAYFPIREILEEERKWRPCPLSFI; translated from the exons ATGCATGAAACAAAAGTCATAGGTACAAAAGTCACAAATCAAGAAGCCATGGCAAACATGAAGACTAAGTTTATGGCTTTATGGGATGGGTTTTCTACTGATC CGAATGCGAGGGTGATGGTACTTGCTGCAACAAACAGACCATCAGAGTTTGATGAACCAATAATGAGGAGTCTTCCTCAAGCCTTTGAGATTGGAATGTCTGAACGTAAGGAGAGAGCTGAGATATTGAAAGTGACGCTGAAGGGAGAGAGGGTGGAGCCTGATATTGACTACGATCACTTAGCTTGTCTATGCGGAGGCTACACCGGATCAGACATCTTTGAGCTCTGCAAGAAAGCAGCTTACTTCCCTATCAGAGAAATCctagaggaagagagaaaatgGAGACCATGTCCTCTAAGTTTCATATGA